Below is a genomic region from Vibrio cortegadensis.
GCTAACGTTATCGATGCAGCTGCTGGCGGTGCTTCTGTTGGTCTTCAACTTGCTCTTAACGTTGGTGCAATGCTACTAGCATTCATCGGTCTAATCGCGCTAATCAACGGTATGTTGGGCGGCATCGGTGGTTGGATTGGTATGCCTGAGCTAACTCTAGAACTTATTCTAGGTTGGATCTTCGCACCTCTAGCATTCGTTATCGGTGTTCCATGGGAAGAAGCGACAATCGCTGGTACTTTCATTGGTCAGAAAACGGTAGTTAACGAATTCGTTGCATACCTAAACTTTGTTCCTTACGTTGGCGATAACGCTCAACTAGTAGCAGAGACTGGTAAAGTAATGTCTGAGAAAACTCAAGCAATTATCTCGTTCGCTCTATGTGGTTTCGCAAACCTTTCTTCTATTGCGATTCTACTAGGTGGTCTAGGTGGTATTGCTCCTAACCGTCGTCACGACATCGCTAAGATGGGTGTGAAAGCGGTAGCAGCAGGTACTCTATCTAACCTAATGGCTGCAACAATTGCTGGTTTCTTCATTACACTTATGGCTTTTTAAGTCCATATAGTTTAGTTAATCAATAACTATATAGACGCCATTTAAATAGAGCCCCGTAGCAAGAAATTGCTGCGGGGCTTTTTTTTTGTAAAAACGGAAGAAGAGAGCCACACCTATTTGACAGAATTAGGAAGCGTTTGTTTTCTACAGATTTGGTTAAATAGGGGGCTTTTCTAAAGTATTTTGAGATACAAACCGTTTGCGTTCTAAGGAGCACTACATTTTTTTATAGAAATCTATAATGTATAAACCATAGAGATAGGATTCTCTTGTTGGCTTAAGCGCTTTAATTAGCCTAGGAATATAGCTAAACTTATACATGTTAGACACAACATGACTGAATTGTTGTGCCATAGACCAAACTGGTACTGTGCGGTGACAAGGATAGCAATTGATAATACGGGGTGTGTTATCAAGTCTTCAGGGAACCAAGTCCGTTCATTTGTGACTACTGAGCAAAATTATTATTCCTATCTATACTAGGTAGGGGCAAGGTAGTTGACTATTTGAATATATTGATCGGAGATAGAAATGAGCGATTTAAAAGCAGCAGCTCTACGTGCACTAAAACTTATGGACCTAACTACGTTGAATGACGACGACACTGATGCAAAAGTGATTTCGTTATGTCATGACGCGAAAACTGCAGTGGGTAACACCGCAGCAATCTGTATCTACCCTCGTTTTATTCCTATTGCTAAGAAAACGCTACGCGAGCAAGGTACACCAGAAGTACGTATTGCAACGGTAACAAACTTCCCACACGGTAACGATGATATCGCTATCGCGGTTGCGGAAACAAAAGCTGCTGTTGCTTACGGTGCAGACGAAGTTGACGTAGTATTCCCATACCGTGCCCTAATGGCTGGTAACGAAGAAGTCGGCTTTGAGCTTGTTAAGCAATGTAAAGAAGCATGTGGTGATATCACGCTTAAAGTGATCATCGAAACAG
It encodes:
- the deoC gene encoding deoxyribose-phosphate aldolase, encoding MSDLKAAALRALKLMDLTTLNDDDTDAKVISLCHDAKTAVGNTAAICIYPRFIPIAKKTLREQGTPEVRIATVTNFPHGNDDIAIAVAETKAAVAYGADEVDVVFPYRALMAGNEEVGFELVKQCKEACGDITLKVIIETGELKEEALIKKASKICIEAGANFIKTSTGKVPENATPEYARMMLEVIRDMGVAKTVGFKPAGGVRTAEDAALYLGMADELLGGEWADNMHYRFGASSLLTNLLNTLEVTDETADPAAY